The Budorcas taxicolor isolate Tak-1 chromosome 8, Takin1.1, whole genome shotgun sequence genome includes the window AAGTGGGGAAGAGTTTGGGGTGGACACAGCCCAGTTCAGCTCAAGAGGCTCACACACActcgtgcgcgcgcgcgcacacacacagaaacacacacacgcacacataacacatacacacacgcgaGCACGCACACTCGCGCGCATCCCCGCACGCAGGCGCGCGTGCGTGCGGCGGGCAGCAAGCTCTGCGCTTTGGTGCGCTCCTTACCCCCTCCCCCTCTCGGGTCTTCGAGGGGGAATCGAGGGACACGTGGGGGGAACCGTGAGGTGCTTGGGTCCGGCGAGGCTTGGGCGGACCCCGCCTTCAGTCCCCGGCAGGTCCTTGGCCCGGCCCGGCGGCCCCTGGATCAAGACGATCCGAACTGAACAAAGCGGGCTAGACGCCACCTTTCCGCCCCCACGCCTTGGCTAAGGGGTGGGCAGCGAGGGGAGGGCGCCTCTGCCCTGGCCCCCGACCGTCGGCCGATGTGAAAGGGTGGAGACGGGGACAGCGAAGGGAAACAAGGGGCCTTACGTCCATGGAGAGGCCAGGGCGCGGCCCCTGCGCCTCCGTAGCTAGCTTTTCGGCTGCGCATTCAGGCGAGCAGCCGGGAGACACTGAAGGGGAAAAGTGGGATCTGGGGGCCCGAGCCTCAGGCGCAGGTGGTGACCACAGGGGCCAGGGACACCGGGGCCGCCGAGGACGCAGAAGGCGCACCCCCCTTATccgctttcttctctttttgcttgAGGTGGATCTTGGCGTGGCGCTTGCGTTCGTCGCTGCGCGCAAACTTGCGCCCGCAGAACTCGCAGGCAAAGGGTTTCTCGCCCGTATGCGTGCGGATGTGAGTGGTAAGGTGGTCGCTGCGGCTGAAGCTCCGCATGCAGATCCTGCACTGGAAGGGCTTGTGGCCCGTGTGGATGCGCAGATGCCGGGTCAGCTCGTCCGAGCGGCTGAAGCGGCGGTCGCAGCCCTCCGCCGGGCACGCGTGTGGCCGCTCGTGGAGAGGGGTCTTGCTAGGTCGGTTGGGGTACTTGCGAGGCCGTATGGGCTTGAGCGTGAGCGGCGGCTGGGGCAGGCTGCCAAAGCCCGGGTGGATCTGCTTGTCTTTGAATGCCTTGATGGTCTCCAGCGGGGTAATAGGGGGCGGGTTGACCCGGATGGGGTCCATGCCCTGGAAGGGCTTGTGCTCCGGCATGGAGCCCATGTCGTTGGGGTGGTGGTATAGATTGTAGTCGGGAATCATGGGGAAGAGGTTGCTGTCCAAGGCCGGTTTGGCCGATTGGTAATCCTGGGGGGAATAGGCGAGCCCGGGGTTGCCCTGGGGGTCGTGGAAAGACACAGGCTCCGAGTAGAGATCACTGCAGTTAGAATAAGGGGGCAGCGCCGGATACATGGCCTCTACGTCCCCCTGCGGCGGCTGCACCATGCTGGCCGTGGAGGTCTGCGTGCTGAGTGCCCCAGAGGCTGGGGGCACCCCCAAAATGCCGGCGCTCATGAGGCTAATGATGTTGTCCTGGCACCAGTTGGAAGGGGAGTCGAAGGCGAACTTTCCCAAGTAGGTCACGGTCTTGTTGCCGGGGGCTGGCTGGAAGGAGCCCGAATATGAGAGTTCCGGGTTGGGCTTCTCGTTGGTCAGACCGATGTCCATCACATTCTCTGCGGAGAgcgggggagagaggggaggggtgagTGAAGCCGAGTCGGCTCCCGGGCCGGAGCGCCCAGGTCCTTGCCCAGGTGTGGAGGGTGCGGCCGCGTGGAGTGCGCAGAGGATGGGATAAGAGGAAAGAAAGCTGCGCCCAGCGCAAAGCGGGCGGTGCCGCGCTCCCGGGCGCAACCTGGATACAGCAAAATACTACGGATCGGGGTGTGGAGTGGCTGCTGCACACACACCGCACACGCCGTACACACACACTCccgtaccacacacacacacacacacacacacacacacaggcgcgAGAGCGAGAAGCATTGTTGTTATTCCCGAGGTGGGGCGGGCAGGTAGCTGCAGCTACAGGTAGTTTCAGACCCGGAGCGCGCCGGGCTCTCGCTCTCCAGCGCACACAACTCGGCCCTCTTCCCCTAGCCCTGTCTGCGCCGGACCCCGCGCCTTTCCTGCCCGGACGAAGCCCCCTGTGCGCACCGCGCCCGGGTAGCTGACCCGGAGCGCTCCGTCGCTTTGTCCTCGGCGCGTAGAGGGGTGCTGCCCGCAAAGGGAGCTCTCCCgccgcctcccccagccccagcctcctccGGGCCTGAAGGAGCTTTCGGCTCCTGCTGGAGGGGGAAAGCCCAGCCTCAGCTTAGCGAGAGTGGAGGGCGGCGGAAAACCGGCCGACGTCTCCATGGCGGGAGTGGCCGCTCTTCCCAAGCTCCTCGGTCCGGGGATCGCCCCCGTGGCAGCCCCCAGGCGGGTGGATCCCCACCTTCTCCCCTCCCCGCCGTCCCCACACCCCCACGGCTTTGCTGAACGCCCTGGAAAGGCAGCGTCGCAGTACCTCTCCCACCGCGGGGACTCCACGCCGCACATGGCTCCATCCCGGGTGGGAGGCTGAGGGAGTAAGGGGGGAGAGCGCGGGTGAAAAGGGACGTTGGGCTCCTCCCGGGAAAGGGGGCGACGGCACTACGCCTTGCGCGCAGCCCGGCGATCGCGCCCCCTAAGTGGAGAACCCCAGAGCCGCTCGCACCTACCTCCCTTCGGTCGGCGGCTGCCCCCACCCGGAAGAATAGAAGCCTCTACCGTGGCGTCGCCAACCGAGCCTTCCCGATCGGGGAGGGCGGGAGGAGTGGGTGGGAAAAGCAGCTCGCCCCCCGGAAAATTCCCAGCGCGCGGCCACCCCcccatctctccatccatccatccatctatccatccgtAGCTAGCTcgttccctcctcctcttcctctctccctttccttcctcgCTGCCTCGCCGCCTCCCCGCCGCCCTTACCTGTAGCCATCTGATTGTAATGGGCTACCGAGTCGCTGCTGCCAGAAAAGAGGTTGAGCGCGCTGGGGATCTCCTCGGGGTACAGATTGTCAGGCAGTTGGTTTAGCAAACTGCTCATGGTCACCGGCAGCTTCTCGGCGAGTTTGCCGGTCATAGCACTCCcgagctgccgccgccgccgccgccgccgctcgctCCTAACGCAGCTTCCAGGCAAGCGGCATCCGAGAGGCGATCGGTGGTGCAGGGGAAAAGCATGCGAGAAGGAAAGttcggggggagggggaagggaagaggggaaggggtgggCCTGGGGAAGGGATCTTCTCTTTtttgaggggtgggtgggggagagggtAAAGGGTGGGTAATCCTCTTGGATGCCTCAGCTGGCGCCGTGGTAGGAGGCTGGGtcgtggtggtggggggcgggggggaggcgtGTGCGCgaggtgggtgggggctgggttCGGGTGGGGTGGGTAGATCTCGGTACAAGGGGGTCGCACGCGGCCTCAGTATTGATATCACCAACAGACGCGCGCCCgcggcccccccgccccccgatcCGCCACCGCCACCGCCGCCACTGCCTCTGCCAGCCGCctctgccgctgccgctgccgctgctacCGCCAGCACCAGCCCCGCCGCTTCCTAGCAAGCTCACTGCTGCCCAAAAGCTCCCAGCCAGGGAACTCCACCAGCCTATTTATCTGAGCCCCGGGAAAGCTCCGTGACGTAGCTGCCCATATATGGACAGACAAAGCCCAGCCGAAGGGGCGCGACGTCACAATGGAAGCTCCTCACAATGGAACATTAGAAAGCAGGAAGCGGGCCGCAGCCAACGTGCGGCGCCCGCACCGCTCgcggatcttaaaaaaaaaaaagagaaatagaagagaagaaggaaagaaaattcgAGAGGCGAGAGGAAAGAGGGCTGTAACTGAAAGTGAAGCGTAAAGCGCGCAGCGCGGGGTCGAAAGAGCGGTAGCCTCCCGTGTGTTTATTTGGTGTCGGCACTTGGAGAGAGCGCGCTTATAGGATcgcagggcggggcggggggcagtgAGGTGGGGTGGTTTGCAAGTGTCCTCCGACACTCTCCCCACAGCAGGAAGACAAAGGATTGAAAACACACGGCAGAGGTCCCTTTGCAGCCTGGGAACTTCTGGGGAACCCGGAAGGTGTGCGCTCCGACCCTGACCCCGCACCGCTCCTCTCCTGTCCAGGACTCCTCTCGCCTGGGACTGGGACAAAGTCCCTCTGAGGAGGATTCCAGCGGGCGAGGGGTCTCCGGTCCAGCACCTCGGAACTTTTGTGCCTCCCTCCCTCGGGTTTGCCGCCCACATTCCTGCTGATCCCTGGGCCCCTGACCCTGAGCTGACACCAGGCTGAGCGTAGTGTTGGGGAGATTGGTAGCTGCAGAGCGGCTGCGCTGGAGGCGAGAACCCCGCACCTCGGGAGGTCGAGGGTGTGCAATTTTGGTGGTGGAGTGATGTCGAGGGGATAGGAAACGTGTGCACCAAACCCTCCAAAAATCGCCTAATGGTTCCAAAGCACCCCTTTGACCACGGGATGGCAGGAGGGCCCAGCAGGCCCAGACGCAGTCGCTGTGTAGTGCTTCCTGAGAAGGGCGCGCCACCGAGTTGCCGCAAGAGTCTGCCGAACCCACAGTCTCCGAGCCACCGCGGCGACCTCCCCTGGTCTCTGCCCTCCCCCTGGCTTTCTACAGGGCTGTCCCCGTGGCTGAGTGCCGGGTGCCCTGCAGTCAAGGGCCGCCTGTTAGCCGACCCCGAGCGATGTCACCTCCCGGGGGAGGCAGAGATCCCGGGGGCGGCTGATAGGTTCCCCGAGGCCTGTTCCCGGAGCGCGCGCGGCCGGGCCGCgggagagggggaggagaggagaggagcgtGGGGGAACGACCCCAGATCACACCGGCTCGGCGTAGGAGGATTCCCTCCTCGGTGGCCGTGTGGGCGCTGTGGATCCCGCGGTCCCTGGCCCGGGAGCCGGGGTTGGGGGAACGTGCATTTCTCAGGGGGAGTGGGAGTGTTgacaaggaggaggagaggatcCCCGGGCCTCACTCCGTAGGAGGGCCACGCGGGCCGGGGACGTGTGGGAGGAACTCCCAAGCTGCTGCTCGTCGTGGGGGTGGATGACAACCTCGCTCTCCTCCTCTCCATTTCACTCGATGGAGAGCTAGGGGTGGGAGGGCCCGGTCTCCCCCGGATCTCCTCTGGTGCTTAGGAAAGGAGGGATTCCCGCCGCCCGCGGGTCCCCTCTCCCCCGCCCCTGCTGCCGCTCCCGCCAGGCTCCCCGCACCTATACCAGGGAGGTTCTGCGCCCCCCGGGCTCTCCTCCGCCCGCGCGGCGCGGGGAGAGAGCGTTCTGCAGCGGTCCCCGGCTCCGGCCGGAATCAGGGCATGCAGCGCCTCCCGCCCCCGGCTCCCTCCCAAGGCGGCGGGGCGGGAGGGTGGGGGGGCGACTGGCCGGCCAGGGGGCGTGGGCGGCAGTGTGAGCCGGGCTGGGCGCGGGAGGGGCCTTGGCGGCTGTAGGGAGGGTCGCGGGGCGGCGGGCCAAGCCGGGAAGAGCCATACAAGGAGCGGATCCGGTGACGCGCCGGCCGCGCCCCTTCTCCTTCTCGATTTGGCTGCAGATTCCGGTCCCCGGATTTGCATATTTTGGCATCcagtggaaaaggaaagaagaacggAACCCGCAGCCTTTAAAGGAACCACACAGGCTGTAGCGTCACCTAGGGAGGCGGTCTGGGGGGCGTGAAAAATTAGCCAGCGGCTCCGGCCTCTGGTCGCGGAGCCTGGCAACTGGGGAGAGACGGCGAGAGGCAGGGAGCAGCGACCCCCGGCGAGCATCGGCCGCTCCAGTTCCGGCCGTGGCCTCTCCGCGGCGCTTCTGCTGCGCGTGCACCCGGAGGTGGAGAGGGGTTCTGTGAATTCCTGTCCGGGGCCAAGAGACGCCGCGAGGTTCGCGGCCTTCATGCGAGCCGCAGAGACCAGTGGTGTCTGCAGTGCCCATGTTTCCCCGCGCGAGGCACAGCTCAGCCCgcgggggtggcggggaggaAGTGCGAGCGCTCCCGGCCGGCCGGCTCAACTCGGGAGGACCCTACCATGATGCACCCGCCACCCTCGTTGAGACCCGGGAGAGGAAGGAGATTGAGGAGCTGGAAACCCTGGGCCTGTTTGAAAGGCACCCAcattaggaaaggcagaggccGGTGGGAGAATCTGGGATTCTTGAAAGCTTCCGGGGCCCCAAAGACCATAGAGGAGTGTAGCCATTCCAGAGGTGGGCCGCACACACTTTTAGGCCAACGGGACCTGTTGCATACAAGGAGAACAAGTAGAGTTTGCAGGCCTGCTCCAGACCTGCTTGCTTGGTGAGAATGGGTAGGAGTCTTTTTTTGAGCAAATGCCCGTCCCCTTCTTCCTGCTTGTCTGTGACCTAGAATGGGAGCCTTCAATTAAATAAGTATTCATTAAAACTTtagtgtgatcttgggcaaatttctGAATctctttctgggtctcagttttcttatctgtaaattgggataataatagtacctaccccTTAAGACGGTGTCCCCTAGTGGCTcaccataaagaatccacctgtcaatggaggagatgggggttctgttccctgggttgggaagatccgtttgagaaggaaatggcaacccactccagtattcctgctcgggaaatcccatggatgaggagcctggtgggctacagtccatggggtcgcaaaaaagtcaggacttagcaactgaacaacaacaacagtcccTTAGGAAGAACTAAATTAGATAACATCATAGAACACTTTGGCTAGATCAGTAGcagcactcaataaatggcaATTATTATTGGTAAACTCTATTTTCCCCCACCCTACCATGTGACAGAAAAGCCCATTCCCCTTGTGTATCGTAAGGGTGAGTGTAGTTGACACAGGGAGTAAAAAGGGCCAGGTAGGAAACTCCATACCCTTCATCACACATATCAGTGTGATCATATATAGGAAGTTTTCATGTGTGAGCTTTACATCATCACAGAGATGGTTAAGGAATGGTCCCTACTCTGTGAGAACCCAGACAAGGATGGAGCCCTTGGTAGCTGGTGATGACATAAAGTAGAATACCAAGCAGTCATTCAGTTGCTCTTTAACACTCTGGAGCGTCCTTCTAGACATGTTATAGAGGATGGCTGTGACttcaggatggggtgggggatccTGGAAGGATCCATGCTGGGGAAAGCCCGCCTCCGCAAGCATGGGTCCTCACTGCCTGAGTGCTGGTCTGATTTCAGCCCACACAGTTGTCCCCTGTCAATCTGGATGAAGGTGGCAAACAGAGGCCAGGGATCTATGGTGGGCACGGGCAACCCTGCCTATTAGAGTTGGGGTAGAAGGTATGGAGTGGCCCCTTAGAGACTAACAGCATTCTCCCTTCTGCTTGCTCCGTCTTGAATTcagcatagaaaaaaaaaaattcccttccctcctgttttctCGCCTTTCTGCCTCCTGAACAGGGGCTGAGGGTGATTGTCTCAGTTTATTGGCGGGCTCAGGTGAGTTTGCCAAGGGCCTAATTACTTGAACTGGAAGCCTTGGACTTGTTGGGGAACGAGTAGGCACTGGTTCAGGGCATCTTCACCCTGGAGATGGTGAGAGGCAGGCCCGCGGCTCTGCAGCAGGGCCAAGGCCACCCATTCCTCTCTGCTTACCTCTGGGATTGCTGCTGCTTGTGGGGGCAACGAGTGTGTTTGTCTTGGTGAAAgagtggaggaaggaggggacTTGGCCCTACAAATCCATCACAGAAAAAGGCCAGGTTGGAACTCTGTCTTGTTCCTTAGTCACCTCTCCCCTCGGAACTTGAGCTCCTCTTTACTAAAGATATCCAGTACTTCTCTGCTGTCTTATAAGAAAGAAGCCtttatttgggggagaatggatacatgtatgtgtatggctaattccctttgctgtctacctgaaccTATTAATATCACAACATTATTGATTGGCtccactccaatataaaacaaaaagttaaaaaaattaagaagcccCAATTATTTCAAACTAGGGTGCTGGTGAGTTAATGCCTTACCATTTCAGACAAGATTTGCTTTTTTATCAGAAAATGCTTAGAAGAGGGTAGTGTGTAACCCAGAGGAATTTAGCCCACTGTTAAGCATGGTGCCTGGAAAATGATAGGAACTCAGATACGCTGATGGGCTGAGGTCTGACTGTGGGATGTCAGACCCAGTAACAAGGATTTGGAAGCTTGGGGTGCAGAGAACACCTGGCATTCCTCAAGTCACACCATGCACCCATGTAGAGAGCCTACCCTGGTGAGATTGCTCCCGAATGATAACTTCCTCAGGGGCTTCCAATTGCTGTCTGTTTTGGGGCACCCCACGAGAGATGGACTGTTCATCCTTGGAATCAACCTGGACAACCCTCCTTGGCATTTCAGAggtcatgcaggagacctgggttcgatctctgggtcaggaagttcccctggagtggcaacccactccagtcttcctgtctggaaaatcccgtggacagagaaacctggcagtctgcagtccatagggtcacaaagagtaggacacgactgagcgactaacacacacagccaGCTCTGAGGTGAGATGGGTTTGGTCTAGAAGCCCATGGAGGGAACTTGACAGTAGTGACAATTTGGGGGAGGCAGGTGGTCCTGGTTAAGTGTTGTGTGGGGATTGCTGGAGGCATCCGGCTCACTGATCTTCTGTACCCACAAAAGATGGTGGCCTGTGGAGGTACACCAGCTTCATTCTTCACAACAATTCTGTGAGGAAGCTTTAAGGGCTGCCcctcaatagtttttttttttttttcccccccttcatGAAAGATTTAAGGAGTTGGAAGAAATCTGAGTAGTTAGTTGGAGGGTACTTGGCCAGGAAATGgctgagctgagatttgaactcaGGGTCTTGTGACTCCAAAGATACTGTTCTTAATTCCAGCCTTTCTGGCTgtcaggagaaagaaaggaaatggcaggTGTGGTAAGAGGaagtgagtgcatgctcagtcgtgtcctactctttgcgaccccatggactgtagtacaccatgctcctctgtctagggaTGATTTTctcagcaggaatactggaatgggttaccatgccctccttcaggggatcttcccgacccagggatctaacccacgtctcctgcagctcctgcattgtgggtaggttctttaccactgagccgctggggCAGCCCAGGTAAGAGGAAGGAGAGGTGTAAAACCTATGGAGGACGCAATGAATAGAAGAAGGCCTACCAGGCCTCCTAGCATCCTCAGGGCCCAGctggcagagaggagaggagccCCTTCCCAGGGGAGAGGAGGGACTCCAGCCCACAGGCAGGTCAGGGAGGAGCAGCGTTTCTGCCAGGGTTCCCAGTAGGCAGAAGAACATCTTTCCCCTTGGAGCTCGGGTCCCACTGCCCTAGGCTGTCGCAGAGGTCACAGGCCAATTGCACACTTTCTTTTGAAACATCTGCTGTGCCAATTTGAACAAACTCGTTATAATTGTGTTGAATAAGGGTGTTTTTGCTTACTCTTCAAGCAATGATGGGGAGAAGCTAGTGACTGAAGGGAGAAAGTCTTGTTACAAAGTTACATTTGCTGGGGGGTGAGGTGGGATATAAAGCCTTCTTGGAGATCCCTCCTCAGACACGTTCCAGGCTGTAATTGCTATGGGGGTCCAGAGGTTGAGATTTCGGGCAGGGCTGGGctagggaagggagagaaggccGGTCTTAGATAGAAGGCAAGACATGGAAAAAGTGTACTGTACGGGGATGTGGAAAGAACAGGCCCTGGCCTGGGAATCAGGACTTCTGGTTTCCACTATCAGttatctgtgtgaccttaggctgCCCTCTGACTCCTGGGCTTTTGGGAGGGATTGGACTGGCTAACCTACCTCTAAATTCCTCCTAGTAGTGTTGATTCACCAGTTCTGGATTCTATTTTGGAAagggctgggaggggagtttgagggagaatggatacatgtatgtggatagctgagtcccttcactgttccccCGAAACTAactaattggctatactccaccagaaaacaaaaagtttaaattaaaaaataaaggatacCTTCTgtggcattaaaaagaataaattcctCCCAGCAATGTTGTCCTTGAGTTTTGGATTCTATTGCACAAAGTATTGGGAAGAGATGCATGTTCCCAGCCAAGTTTGGGCTTCTAGGAcccaggaaggaagagggatGGGTCAGGGGGTAAGGGCTTGTAATGGTAACTTGGCTGTCATAGCTCAGGGGTGCATGGAGGGTAAGTGGAGTCATGTGCTTGGGTGGAGGGGTCTGCCGTTGCCCCTGGGGGCCACAGTGGGGCAGCCCCCTTCTCAGCTGGGAGGGATGATGTCTCTGCAGTGAAGACTCTCGGGGGATGAGGCTTTTTGGAAAGAGGAACTTTGTCATCTGAAGTGAACCAGAAAAGGTAtgagtgtgggggtggggtgggggaggcagtaGAGGGAGCACACAGGGAgtgagacagaaaaggagggagagagaggtgagAGCACAGATGAGAACAGGGGCCCCCTACCACTTGCCCGCACAGCCAGCCTTTTGCTGGCTGCAGGCTTCAAGCGTGTGACAGGTCAAGCATCTAACAGCCTGGCAGGttcctttcctctctgccctGGAAAGACAACCGTTGGAGGATTGGAGAGCTGTGGTCTCTAGATCTTGGTGTTTCGGATCAGCTCCCAGTCTCAGGACCctcctctgcgaccccatggactgtgtagccctccaggctcctctctc containing:
- the EGR3 gene encoding early growth response protein 3 isoform X2 → MEPCAAWSPRGGRENVMDIGLTNEKPNPELSYSGSFQPAPGNKTVTYLGKFAFDSPSNWCQDNIISLMSAGILGVPPASGALSTQTSTASMVQPPQGDVEAMYPALPPYSNCSDLYSEPVSFHDPQGNPGLAYSPQDYQSAKPALDSNLFPMIPDYNLYHHPNDMGSMPEHKPFQGMDPIRVNPPPITPLETIKAFKDKQIHPGFGSLPQPPLTLKPIRPRKYPNRPSKTPLHERPHACPAEGCDRRFSRSDELTRHLRIHTGHKPFQCRICMRSFSRSDHLTTHIRTHTGEKPFACEFCGRKFARSDERKRHAKIHLKQKEKKADKGGAPSASSAAPVSLAPVVTTCA
- the EGR3 gene encoding early growth response protein 3 isoform X1, which codes for MTGKLAEKLPVTMSSLLNQLPDNLYPEEIPSALNLFSGSSDSVAHYNQMATENVMDIGLTNEKPNPELSYSGSFQPAPGNKTVTYLGKFAFDSPSNWCQDNIISLMSAGILGVPPASGALSTQTSTASMVQPPQGDVEAMYPALPPYSNCSDLYSEPVSFHDPQGNPGLAYSPQDYQSAKPALDSNLFPMIPDYNLYHHPNDMGSMPEHKPFQGMDPIRVNPPPITPLETIKAFKDKQIHPGFGSLPQPPLTLKPIRPRKYPNRPSKTPLHERPHACPAEGCDRRFSRSDELTRHLRIHTGHKPFQCRICMRSFSRSDHLTTHIRTHTGEKPFACEFCGRKFARSDERKRHAKIHLKQKEKKADKGGAPSASSAAPVSLAPVVTTCA